The genomic interval AACCCGAGGACGGTGGAGCTGCCGGCGGCCGACCCCATCGATGAACGCTATCTGGCCGAATTCAGGGCCAACACCGCCGACTGGGTGGCGATGCTGGACGAGGTCAGCGAGACACGGATTGCCCGGGCCGGCGACTAAGCCTGGCGCCGCCGGGCGCCTGTGCGTCGGGTTAATGTCGGGGACCAGCCTGGACGGGGTTGATGCGGTCCTAGCCCGCTTCCCGCCGAATTCCTCCCCGCAGATTCTCAGTCATCAACACACCCCCTTGCTGCCGAAGCTGATCCAGCGACTGCGGGGCATTAATGGGCAGTCGGCATTGGCCGAGGCGCTATCCCTGGATGCGGAGCTCGCCCACCACTACGCCCACGCCGTCAACCGGCTGCTGGCCGATCATTCATGCCCTGCCGAATCCGTCGACGCCATCGGACTGCATGGGCAGACCGTCTGGCACGCCCCCGACGCGGACCCGCCGGTGACCTGCCAGCTGGGTGATCCGAGCCGCCTGGCGCAGGCCACGGGCATCACCGTGGTCGCGGATTTTCGCCAGAGGGACCTGGCCATGGGGGGGCAGGGGGCACCATTGGCCCCCCTGTTTCACGGGGCGCTGTTCAGCCGTTCCGGGCCCCGTGCCGTCCTCAATCTGGGCGGCATTGCCAACCTGACGCTGATGGACGCCGGGGGAGCCATCCTCGGCGGCCATGACTGCGGGCCCGCCAACACCCTGATGGATGCCTGGGCCCAGCGGCACCTGAATCAGCCCCATGACGCGGCGGGTGCGTGGGCGGCATCGGCAGCGCCGGACCCGGGTCTGTTGGAGAAACTGCTGGCAGATCCGTACTTCCAGCGGCCGCCGCCCAAGAGCACGGGGCCGGAGCGGTTCAACCTGAATTGGCTGGAATCCCACCGGGTCCACATCCTGGACCGCGGCTCAGTACAGGCGACCCTGGCCGAACTGACGGTGGAAAGCGTCGCCGGCTCGCTAGAGGCCGCCCCCGTCGCCGTCGATGACCTGGTGCTCTGCGGTGGCGGAACCGCCAACCGCCATCTCGTGAAGCGGCTCGAGGAGCGCTTGGAGCCGCTGCCGGTGATCACCAGTGACGCCCTTGGCTATCCGGCAGGGTCCATCGAGGCCCTGGGTTTTGCCTGGCTCGCGGACGCTGCCCTGGAGGGGCGGAAGTTATCGCTTGAGAACATTACCGGCGCGCGGCGACCCGCGCGCCTGGGCGGTATTTACCCGGCCTGAGCGGCGCTCAGACGCCGAAGGACGAGCCGCATCCGCAGGTGGTGGAAGCGTTGGGGTTGCGAATCACGAACTGAGCGCCTTCGATCCCCTCG from Spiribacter sp. 2438 carries:
- a CDS encoding anhydro-N-acetylmuramic acid kinase; its protein translation is MSGTSLDGVDAVLARFPPNSSPQILSHQHTPLLPKLIQRLRGINGQSALAEALSLDAELAHHYAHAVNRLLADHSCPAESVDAIGLHGQTVWHAPDADPPVTCQLGDPSRLAQATGITVVADFRQRDLAMGGQGAPLAPLFHGALFSRSGPRAVLNLGGIANLTLMDAGGAILGGHDCGPANTLMDAWAQRHLNQPHDAAGAWAASAAPDPGLLEKLLADPYFQRPPPKSTGPERFNLNWLESHRVHILDRGSVQATLAELTVESVAGSLEAAPVAVDDLVLCGGGTANRHLVKRLEERLEPLPVITSDALGYPAGSIEALGFAWLADAALEGRKLSLENITGARRPARLGGIYPA